A region of the Callithrix jacchus isolate 240 chromosome 5, calJac240_pri, whole genome shotgun sequence genome:
gtaagctgagatcatgccattgtactccagcctgggcaacaagagggaaaccccttctcaaaaaaaaaaaaaaaatcaagacagcATAATCTACGTAGTCAATAACTCCTAGCCATTCACACTATTTAAAACTTTCTTtggggctgggcaccgtggctcatgcctgtaatcccagcactttgggaggtcaagagtttgagaccagcatggccaacatagtgaaaccccatctctactaaaaatataaacattagccgggcatggtggtgcacacctgtaatcctagctactccagaggctgaggcaggagaactgcttgaactcaggaggtggaggttgcagtgacccaagattgcaccactgcacaatgggtgacaaagcaagactctgtatcaaaaaaataaaaactttctccaatttaaaaataaaataaaaacgcaGAGCTCATCTTACATGGCAACTCCAAGCCTGGGTGCACAGTAGCGTTTTTGACCATAGGCGGGGAGTGACGACCATCGTCCATATCCAGTTCCGTGCACTGAGCTTCCCCGTGGATGACGGCCAAACCCAGACGCAGTCTCTCAGCATAGGACTGGGCCCTAGAAGGACAAAGGAAAATGGTGAAACTAATGGGAAGAAAACCCATGCAACACTACTGCATCACTTTTTaaccataaaatgaaaataattaatgttTTAGGGACATACAAaggcattatttttataaatgagaatgtgAGGCCCAGGCCAGAATGTAAATGCCTCAAGGGGCAAGTGAGTTAGGGTCTGGGATTGTatctaattctattttttttttttttgagacaaggtctcattgttatccaggctggagtgcagtggcattaacatggctcactgcagcctcaacctcctgaggctcaggtgatccttccacctcagcctcctgggtagctgggaccacaggcatatgtcaccacaactggttaatttttgtgtttttgtagagatgggttctatgttgcccaggccagtcttgaactcttgggctcaagagatctcccgctttggcctcccaaagtgctggaattacaggcataagccaccatgcccggctctgaTTCTAGATAATTTTGATTCTGTCCTTTGTCTAATATCCTAATAGTCATCTTCAGAAGGAAGAACAACATTAAAAACCACTGGCTGAAAATGCTCATAGCCTCACTGCTTTCCCTTCTCTGAGAACTTGAAGGAGCTTCGTTTTCCCAGAGGAAAGCTGGGTAACTCAGTGATCATGCGTGCTGTCTGTAGGCTGGAGACAAAACTGTGTGTGGCGTGGGACATGACAATAATGGAGGGGTAATAGGAGAGCCAGTAGGCTGTTAAAGGCCACAAGTGACAGCCTCGGGATACCAAAGCAGCTCATTCTGACTTTGGGAGCACTCAGGAGGGATCAGGACCCACGTCTGATTACTTACCTCTTTGCAGCATCAGGAGACTTAGCTACAATGACTGCATTTCTGTAATTTGGAATCtagatttgaaggaaaaatagaaaatactgaaaaattatcagaaaagaaCACCTGGATGCTGATATTCAAGTCTTCTCTCTTGTAACAATGATCCAAACTAGTCATCAAATATGCTAGAATTTCAGTCACAAGTTTTAGAGTTTTCAGTATTTATCAACTGACATCATTGCAAAAGGACTCGCACatcaagaatatttttttaaaaattcttaaaagcttcattttagaaaacataagCAACATTGCTAAAGATATGTAGAAAAAAgtctatttttactgttttttaaagcTATGATCCTCCATGACTAAAGCTGACCCTCTCTGCTGCCTCAGGCATTGCGACTTAAGGGAGAGCTCATTCGATGTGCCTTTCAATATCGAAATCTGATACCAGAGAAAACTAAATAAGATCTCTTTTGAGGACAATGGGGTGTTTGCTGGTGGTTCCTCACTTCTTCCTGGATATACTGAAGCAGGAAAGGTGAGGCTCTAAGGTTGTCCACGGGAAAGCTGAAAAAGCCTTGTATTTCCTTTTGATGAAGATCCATAGTGATAATGTGAGTTAaacctgaaattttaaaacaaaaaattacaaagttcACCCCTACAGGTTAATAGGTACAGTGGACATAAACTAGATGCTCAACTCCTGCTTCCTACCAGCAGACTGAAGACGGGGGATACTGTGATTAAGCGCTGCAGTCACATGCTTGATCACTAACCTTAACGTGGAGAAGACTACGACCTTCCACACGGACAAAGAACTAGAGCTGAGAAAGTGTGAATTACTGATTATTGGCTTGGTCCtaacaatttagaaaataatgtggCAGAAACAAATATGTGAATATGGAATTAATACCAAAGAGATGTAAAAACCAGTAAGGCCTTTATTAAAGAAtctcagaagaaaggataaagaaCTTCAGCGAAGGCAAAAAGTATCAGGAACACAAAAGCCAAGAAATATACgtattagaagaaaagaaacgCATATAACACAAAGATAATGAAGCTCAGAATAATTTCTGTATGTAATAAAGAATGTTTCACGTATTCTTACAGAAAAACAATGAAGAGATACTCTCATAATCAAGAGTACTGAAGAGGAAAAGCACATTGCAAATGGCCAAAGGTCACAGCAAAACTTCCAGGGCAAAGAATCAGTATTACTTGTTCTTTCCAGCAACATTATACTTTTTTGGAGAGAGTGAAATTCACATACAGTTGACCATCTGGATCTACGGGTTCCACATCTCTGGGTTCAACCAAACATAGACTGAAGATGTCATTAGGCCTACAATGGTTGTGTCTGTACTGAGCAGGTATGAAATTTTCTTCTTGTCATTACTCCCTGAACAAGACAGCATGCCAATgatttacatagtatttatatGGTATTGGCtatttataagtaatctagagatgactgtgttggttatatgcaaacactgtGGCATTTTATATGAAAGACTTGAGCATCCTTGGGTTTTGGTATCTGCTGGGGAGCCGGGGAAGGGGGAGATAGATTCCTGGAACCAATCCTGTAAGGATGTCAAGGGAGGACCGTACATTTCTTTCTGAGGACCCAAATATATGTTAAAGTCTTAGAGTAGACATCGGATGAATGGAAACCCAACTGTAAAATATTACATTGATTTACAGACCAGAAAGTATGCACCCAATACATAAGGAGAGTAAAGCAATGAAAATGATCCACTGTATAGAAAGGCAAGGGTGGGGGAGAAGCAGTAAAAGAAAATCCAGCTTGAATACTAttaacaaaaacagaatttagCTAACAAAGCAGATGCATAAATCTAGACCTGAAGATCAAAAGATCACATAAGAATGCCAAGACTGCCAGCTAAAAATTTAACAATGAcaagatgaaatagaaaatatgtgaCAGATGATAGAAAAGAGTAGAAGACACTGAAGCAATGGTATTCTAAAGTAAGACAGAGAACAGGGGTAAAAAGAATTTCTAACCAAGCTCATGTATCCTTAGCCAAAACTGttcaaaaggaaacaaacaccTAGATCCCGAATTGGACATCTGAGATATGAACTAATCCCGACTAGGAAAGAGCCGTAAATGAGCATGCTGGATCCTCAGGGCCCCTGCCCTCACCTGCTTTTGCCAGCATGGACGCTAGGAGCTTGCACACGATGGAACCCCTCTTCCTCATCTTGCTCTGCTTGCTGTAGGGGAAGTAGGGTATGACCCCAATAATATTCCTGGCACAGGAAGTCTTCAGTGCATAAGCCATGATCAGCAACTCCATCACAGCTGTATTCACATCTCTGAAACAGTTAAAATTTGTATTTGGGGATTAATTCCATTTATCAACCCCTAGAAAAGATCTTGACTTTATCAGCTTAACATGGCTGCCCAATCAAGTGTTACGGAAATTTTTACCATCACACCAGCTTACAATGGCACCTCATGAAGGCAGGGGAAGCCTTCCAACTTTTTGCAGCTGAGCAAGCCCCAGCTTTCATCTGAagttactcccattcacaacacAGTTAACCCACTCTCACCTTTGCCTGTGTCTCCTGGGTCATACCCAGTTACTGCAGTGGCATCTGAAGCAACTGCTGATAACCAGAGTTACCTAACACCTGCTGGCAGCCTCCCAGGGATTTGGGCTTAGGCCAGCCTGAATGCTAAGGGAAACCCATCTGCCCTTCCATTTAGTTGCCATTAACAGAAAGATTTGGTCTCATTCTTCTCACTGGGTATGGGGAGATCTTggaacataattttcttttttttattttttgagacagagtctcactctgtcacccaggctggagtgcagtgacatgatctcagcttactgcaacccccacctcccaagttcaagcgattctcctgtctcaccctccgagtaactgggattataggcatgtgtcaccacacctggctaattttgtacttttagtagagacaacgtttaaccatgttggccaggctggtctcaaactcctgacctcaaatgatccacccacttcagtctcccaaagtgctgggattacaggtgtgagccactgtgtcctgttGAAACTTAATTTTCAAAAACCTCTgtggaggccgggtgcagtggctcatgcctgcaatcccagcactttgggaggccgaggtgggtagatcacctgaggtaagaagtttgagatcagcctggccaacatggtgaaacctcatctctactaaaattacaaaaattagccaggcatagtggcacgcatctgtagtcacagctactggggaggaggctgaggcaggagaacagcttgcacctgggaggcagaagttgcagtgagctgagatcatgccactgcactccagcctgggctttgagattctgtctcaaaaaaacaaacaaaaaacctctctgGACCTTCTCCCTTAGATATAAATTCCTGATAAATATTACCCAGAGAGACAAATAATGAAATATGAGAAAGATATTAGAAGGAAAGACTATTTCCAATGATTATAAATTTGGATTGAGGCCAGTtgcggtggcttatacctgtaatcccagcactttgggaggccaaggcgggtggatcatgaggtcaagagatcgagaccatcctggccaacatggtgaaacccagtctctactaaaaatacgaaaattagctgggcgtggtggtgtgggcttgtagtcccagctactcaggaggctgaggcaggagaattgcctgaacccaggaggcagaagttgcagtgggccaagatcaagccactgcactccagcctggcgcctggcgacagagcgagactctgtctcaaaaaaaaaaaaaaaaaaaagttttttttggaTTGCCAGCTTCTGCCAGGGATTATCAAATCTAACGCagactcttcattcattcattcacttattcactcacttactaagagacagggtctcactctgtctcctaggctggagtgcagtggtataatcatagctcaccacagcctcgaactccagagctcaagtgatgctcccacttcagcctatcaaagcactgggattacaggcagaagccaccattCCCAGTCAGGCTCTGCCTTTAAAAAGGGGTGAGGGCCTTGAAATCCTTCCAGGACGCTCTCTTAGCATTCACTTCTCACATTAGCTTCCTCCTGCTCTTCCCTGGACTATCCATGCATCCTCAAACATACCCCTCTTGGGGTAGGGATGGGGTCAGGACTGTATCTCCCTTCCCCATGTCATCAATTCCTACCCATGGGAGCAGGTTCTTCAGGCACCAGTTCTTCAACTATTAGCGGCTCTACACTGACATGGAAGTGATGCTGCCCTCATTACAGCAAAGTGGAAAGCCTGCCATCTACACAGCAGAGGTAGTGTTGGCTGAATGAAATACTCAGCAACAGATGCTTTCTAGCTTGAAGGGTCATCGGGCCATTTCCTCCCAGTCTCTTCCAATTTGTGTTTACACCTCTCTCTAAGGCATGGTGCATTTGAGAGTGAGCAAGTTCAAGGACATCCTTTTATTCACACTATGTTTTCCACTTCCAGGTTCAACTCCTGGAACTTCCAATATCACCTTGTAATTTGGATTTTTCATGACTATTCCAAGTGTCCTGTGATTAAAAAACATTTCTCCCTGAGACTGATGCAGGGCTCAACTTCAAGACAACTGAGATATTCTTTTTAGACTGCTAATACAGTCCATTATTTTCCAGttacctttttttcccctctcaatAAATTGGAGTATTTTTCTCCTTCAgactttcaaataaataatgcCAAGCCTGGCATCAAAAGGTCACATAATCTTTGGCAGAATCAAGACAAAACAATTATCAAACACTTTGAAGGAACTTGGGAATTCACAATCGTCAATTTTAGTTCATCATCCTTTCAACGAATATTTAGTGAGCAACTTGAAAGTCAAGGCCTGTGGCAGGTAAACAAGGCAAAGCACCTCTAGGGGAAGCCAGAGACCGCCTGGGACCACTCTCAAGGTAATCATTCTGCCAGGCTTGCTGTGGCTTCTTAAACCAGATCCCAATACCCACAATATGTTTGGAGTCAGTTAATTTAGTATCATCTGTTTGGAGTCAATAATAAGTGTTATCTGTTCAAGcagtggggtttttttggtttcttttttttttttgagatggatatttactctggtcacccaggctggagtgcagtggtgcgatcttggctcactgcaacctctgcctcccaggtttaagcaattcttctgcctcagcctctcgagtagtagggattacaggtgcccatcaccacacccagctaatttttgtatttttagtagagatggggtttcaccatgttggccaggctgttttgaactcctgacctcaggtgattcacccacctcagcctcctaaagttctaggattacaaatgtaagccaccatgcctggtctcaagTAGTGGATTTTCAGCTGGCTGTCACAGGTGATACACAAGTGAACCCAGTGCAGTagcttatgcttgtaattccagcactttgggagaccaaggcaggagtattgcttgaagtcaggaggtttgataccagcctgggcagcatagcaagatcttatctctacaaataaaataaaatttaaaaatcagccaggcacagtgatgctcacctgtagtcctagctattcaggaggctgaggtttaaggatcccttgagccctggagttcaaggctataatgagctgtgactgcaccactgcactccagcctgggcaagagagtgaaaccccgtatctcaaaaaatacaaaaacaaagactgggcacagtggctcacacctgtaatcccagcactttgggaggctgaggtgggtggatcacctgaggtcaggagttcaagaccagcctggtcatcatggtgaaaccccatctttaaaatatataaataaaaacaaaatcaagcaaAATATACAAGTGTATGATACCATGGGTTTTGGAGAATAAAGCATAAGGAAGGCCAGGTAGTAAAACATTAATGAACAAGAAAAGCGATTTTTGAGaagtcccaatttcagggtaATATTCCTTTCATTAATAAGCaatttctgggccgggcgcagtggctaacacctataaacccaacactttgagaggccgaggcaggtggatcacctgaggtcaggagttcgagaccagcctgaccaatatggtgaaaccccatctctattaaaaatacaaacattagccaggcatggtggtgagtgcctgtaatcccagctactcaggaggctgaggcaggagaatcacttgaacccaagaggcagaggttgcagtgagccaacatcacaccactgcactccagcctgggcaaaagagtaagactccacctcaaaataaataaataaataagaaaaaaaggcaatttcccatgagatttttattttccattttttccaagGGATTCAACATCCTTCAGTGCAAGGCTAAAGAAAGCCCCACTCCTTACCCCTTACTGGTCAGGAAGGTGACAAAAGAGGCTTTGTCACACTGGCTTTACCCATTCACTGACAGATACTGGACAAATTGGACACCAGGCAGTTACTCTGTGAACTAGCAGGGTGAAGAGAAATTGCCGGCAGTCTCTGCTTTGTTTATCTGTTCCCTATGAACGTTCCAAGTACACCCTGGCTAGTTCTTGTAGTCTTTATCTCTAAGTAGGACATTCTTAATTGTTTGAccaactatttttctttcttttttttttaaatagagaaagttctcaccatattgcccaggctggtcttatactcctgggcacaggcaatcctcccaccttgatctcctaaagtgctgggattacaggcttgagccaccatgcccagccaaccaaCTATTTTTCTTTCCCCTAAGATAACCATATCCTATATTAAGCCCAGCCCTTACTGCTCTAGCATTTTGGATAAGAAAAAAACTAACCAGAGGTGAGGAAGTAGACATGGTATATGCATTCATTAAACTAGCCAGGCTTGCAAAAGAGGGACCAACACCATAGCTGGAGTAATGGAAGAGAATTTACCCTGCTCCCAACTATAACAATCATCTGCAAcagttgtaaatttttttttttttttttgagactgtcactctgtcacccaggctggaaggctggaatgcagtagcaccatcttggctcactgtaacctctaccttctgggttcaattgattctcctacctcagccttccaaatataTGGGATTAGAGGcgctcgccaccacgcccggctaattttttttgcattttcaatagagacaagctttcaccatgttggccaggctggtctcgaactcctgacctcaagtgatccacctgcctcaatctcccaaagtgctgagattacaggcgtgagccactgctacagttgtaaatgttattttaatgagTCTTCTTACTTTACATCAACACGCTAGAACTtagacataaacataaaaattatcctttaaaatgtgtcttttaaGATTCCTATTTTACTTAGTTCCACTGCTTGGTAAAATTCTCTGAGTATCACACAGTTCAATTACCCAAAATAATCACTTTGTTCTGAATGGCTTGTTGCCATTTCCAAAAATTAAACCTATCCTCCACAACCAAAAATTTGCTATTATTAGAACAGTCAAAAGAAATATGCTGTAAGTTTGGAAAGTGGTTTCAGTAGTTACAAAGCAATTTCAAGCAAAAACAGCACCAAAAAAAGGGATATATGTGATTTCAAAACAATAGCTCTGAAGGCAACTAAGCTTATTTTAATGTCTAAGCTTTGGTGTGTTGCCTAAAATCAGCCTTATTACTTTAGGCAATGCCCCCTTTCTCCTAACAACAGAAAAACGTGTAAGATATATTCCTTCATCCATTTAACTGcagataatattaaaaaatccgggcgggtgcagtggctcacacctttgggagtaatcctagcactctgagaaGTCAaaccaggtggatcacctgaggtcaggggttcaaaaccagcctggccaacacaatgaaaccctgtctctactaaaaatataaaattagccgaacatggtggcacatgcctgcaatctcagctacttaggaggtcaaggcaggagaactgcttgaatctgggaggtggaggttgcagtgagccgagattacaccactgcactccagcctggacaacaagagtgaaactcggtcacaaaaaaaagaaaagaaaattaaattatctgTGTTCTTTAGTTGGTACTAAAGTATCCAGTACTCAAGCACTAAAAGAACTAgtttattggctgggtgcagtggctcatgtctgtaatctcagcactttgggagggtgaagtgggtggatcacctgaggtcaggagttcaagatcaacctgggcaacacggcaaaatcccggctctactaaaaatacaaaaatcagctcactgtggtggcacatgcctgtaatcccagctactcaggaggctgaggcaggagaattgcttaaacctgggaggtggagattgcagtgtgctgagattgtgccactgtactccagcctgggcaacagagcaagactctgtctcaaaaaatcaacaacaataaAGAACTAGTTTCTTGTGACAAACCTAATAACCTTCTTTATGGGCTGGCTGCACATCCACACAAAACAACACATccaggccgggtacggtggctcacgcctgtaatcccagcactttgggaggccaaggcaggtggatcacgaggtcaagagatcaagaccatcctggtcaacatggtgaaaccccgtctctactcaaaatacaaaaaattagctgggcatggtggtgcgtacctgtaatcccagctactcaggaggctgagggaggagaattgcctgaacccaggaggcggaggttgcggtgagccaagatcacgccattgcactccagcctgggtaacaagagagaaactccgtctcaaaaaaaaaagaaaaaatccatccTCTGTCCTTTTCCcaaagttttcctttcttcttccatccCTATCAGCTTAAGAGACAGAGGAAATGCCAGGTGATCCTATTTTTGCTACCAAAACTGAACCACTGGGAAGAGACTTGTGACTTTTAAATAATCCAACACCAAATACACATAAAGGAACTTCACCATCTTCAGGAAAGGGTTCTGGTTTTCAGAAGTACCCATT
Encoded here:
- the PRPSAP1 gene encoding phosphoribosyl pyrophosphate synthase-associated protein 1 isoform X2; this translates as MELLIMAYALKTSCARNIIGVIPYFPYSKQSKMRKRGSIVCKLLASMLAKAGLTHIITMDLHQKEIQGFFSFPVDNLRASPFLLQYIQEEIPNYRNAVIVAKSPDAAKRAQSYAERLRLGLAVIHGEAQCTELDMDDGRHSPPMVKNATVHPGLELPLMMAKEKPPITVVGDVGGRIAIIVDDIIDDVESFVAAAEILKERGAYKIYVMATHGILSAEAPRLIEESSVDEVVVTNTVPHEVQKLQCPKIKTVDISLILSEAIRRIHNGESMAYLFRNITVDD